The following DNA comes from Alnus glutinosa chromosome 6, dhAlnGlut1.1, whole genome shotgun sequence.
taattaaaattaatttagccGTTTTGAGTCACACTGATACGCTTGCCGTTTCTACCGTCTAGGTTTCGTCATTGTCTAAGTACAAACGTCAAGGGGGTTAACAAATCTTTATAGGGTTAACTAATCTTTATAGGCCTTGACTAATCTACCCCATCCCATATTAATTATTTGTCGTATAGAATGGAAAATTTTCAGTGACACTATTGCACGGTTAATGTTATTGTAGAAAACAAAGTAAAAATCTACCTCTCTATATGCTAGCATACAAAAAGTCCAACTGGTGTATTATGTCCTTTTTCACTCTCTTCCACTCAATCAGACTCCAACACCCACCTCACAATTTCCTTTAAAAAAGATCCTCCCTCCCCCCTAGGAAGGCACCCAAGCCCTTAAACTAGTATTCTAAGCTTGCCAGCCATGGCTTCCAACAAGCTCTCTGCCAGCATTCTAGTCATCTCTCTCCTTTGCTACTCGACAGTCTCGACCGCTTGCGGTGGATGCAAGCCAAACCCGTCTCCTCCGCCGGAGTCTTGCCCGAAGGACGCGTTGAAGCTCGGAGTCTGCGCCAACATTCTCGGACTCATTCCCATTGCCATCGGATCCCCTCCTACGA
Coding sequences within:
- the LOC133870903 gene encoding 14 kDa proline-rich protein DC2.15-like is translated as MASNKLSASILVISLLCYSTVSTACGGCKPNPSPPPESCPKDALKLGVCANILGLIPIAIGSPPTSNCCALLEGLADLEVALCLCTAIKANVLGINLNVPIALSLIVSACQKSVPPGFQCN